In Paenibacillus phoenicis, one genomic interval encodes:
- a CDS encoding Rossmann-fold NAD(P)-binding domain-containing protein: MVNTSLGAPFDAAAFREWVQASGNYAIFDADGAGEFKAELHRYPQIIYTAKVSGFTREARGRLSHKVLDNLTGYLSTNP, translated from the coding sequence TTGGTGAATACCTCTCTGGGTGCACCATTTGATGCCGCTGCCTTTCGGGAATGGGTCCAAGCGAGCGGAAACTATGCGATTTTTGACGCGGACGGTGCCGGGGAGTTCAAAGCTGAGCTTCACCGCTACCCCCAAATCATCTATACCGCGAAAGTGTCGGGTTTTACCCGGGAAGCAAGGGGACGGTTATCCCATAAAGTACTGGACAATCTAACGGGGTATCTTAGCACGAACCCATGA
- a CDS encoding Rossmann-fold NAD(P)-binding domain-containing protein → MFNQIVCADNVGLEAWAFEELQKHSKQPILRFDHDPQSKDELMERIQGADCVLVSWRTRIDDEVIAKSPAIRYIGMCCSLYDERSANVDIPAARARGIEVRGVRDYGDEGVAEFTLSELIRLLKGLGPHQWQSEPIELQQRKLGIIGMGATG, encoded by the coding sequence ATGTTTAACCAAATTGTATGCGCGGACAACGTTGGGCTCGAAGCCTGGGCCTTCGAGGAATTGCAAAAGCACTCGAAACAGCCCATCCTTCGGTTTGACCACGATCCGCAAAGCAAAGACGAGTTAATGGAAAGGATCCAAGGAGCGGATTGTGTCTTGGTATCCTGGAGAACGAGAATCGATGATGAGGTGATCGCAAAGAGCCCTGCGATTCGATATATCGGAATGTGCTGCAGCCTGTATGATGAGCGGTCGGCCAACGTCGATATCCCTGCGGCAAGGGCCCGCGGCATCGAGGTTCGTGGCGTCCGGGATTACGGCGATGAAGGGGTTGCCGAATTCACTTTGAGCGAGCTCATCCGTTTGCTCAAAGGCTTGGGCCCGCACCAATGGCAAAGTGAACCGATTGAGCTGCAGCAGCGCAAGCTGGGGATCATCGGGATGGGCGCGACCGGCTAA
- a CDS encoding putative ABC transporter permease, whose translation MTAGEIAFYFLLYALFGWLLENVYNLFTQGEFWKEGFMKGPFKPMYGVAPVLLLWLVQVGGGHRLLLTGLLCLIIPTVVEGVSGCLLLMLFGRRWWDYSGLRFQLGGHICLKFSLYWGVLSVFTLKVVHPLAEQAYRSVSPVWPVVGPALLLLFAIDLAWTCLTRRREYRGSLI comes from the coding sequence TTGACGGCGGGAGAAATCGCTTTTTACTTTCTGCTGTATGCGTTATTTGGCTGGCTGCTCGAAAATGTGTACAACCTTTTTACGCAAGGCGAGTTCTGGAAGGAAGGTTTTATGAAAGGACCGTTTAAGCCGATGTACGGCGTTGCCCCAGTTCTGTTGCTGTGGCTTGTCCAGGTGGGTGGAGGACACCGGCTACTGCTTACCGGATTGCTGTGCTTAATCATCCCCACCGTAGTGGAAGGAGTTAGCGGCTGCTTGCTGCTGATGTTGTTTGGTCGGAGATGGTGGGATTATTCGGGGTTGCGCTTCCAGCTTGGCGGCCATATTTGTCTGAAGTTTTCGTTGTATTGGGGCGTTCTGTCGGTATTCACGCTGAAAGTGGTGCACCCGCTGGCGGAACAGGCCTATCGAAGCGTTTCTCCTGTATGGCCGGTGGTTGGGCCGGCGCTACTATTGTTATTTGCCATTGATCTGGCGTGGACCTGTCTTACGCGGCGAAGAGAATATCGCGGGAGCTTGATCTAG
- a CDS encoding divergent polysaccharide deacetylase family protein, whose protein sequence is MSYFKKLVRRIPILAAGGLAALLLTASISGQAAPTANNLAENPGTESSEVKSETQDHKAALKPRSASHKVAVIIDDLGNGMAGTEEILNLPIKLTVAVMPFLETTQEDARRAHEYGHDVIIHMPMEPKQGKAEWLGPGAILSSMTDEEIRQRVEAAIDQVPYAIGMNNHMGSKVTEDERVMSVILEVCRERGLFFIDSKTNSRSVVPRLSEKMGLPRLENDIFLDDVGSEAHVTKQLRQVLNILNKGKRNSCVTIGHVGVQGKKTAAALKKNIPILQAEGVQFIGTSELVWEQISPSLQLGPGFTLP, encoded by the coding sequence ATGTCCTATTTCAAAAAACTGGTTCGACGGATCCCAATACTGGCTGCCGGTGGTCTTGCCGCGCTGTTGCTAACGGCCTCGATTAGCGGACAAGCCGCGCCGACAGCAAATAATTTAGCAGAGAACCCGGGCACGGAATCAAGTGAAGTGAAGTCAGAAACACAAGATCATAAGGCCGCCCTCAAACCACGATCCGCTTCCCACAAGGTGGCGGTGATTATTGACGATTTAGGGAACGGGATGGCCGGTACAGAGGAAATCCTCAACCTGCCGATCAAATTAACCGTGGCGGTCATGCCATTCCTGGAAACGACGCAGGAGGATGCCCGGCGGGCGCATGAGTACGGGCACGACGTGATCATTCATATGCCGATGGAGCCCAAGCAAGGGAAGGCGGAATGGTTGGGACCTGGGGCGATCCTCTCCAGCATGACAGACGAGGAGATCCGGCAAAGGGTTGAAGCCGCGATTGACCAAGTTCCCTATGCCATCGGGATGAACAATCATATGGGCTCGAAGGTGACTGAGGACGAGCGGGTGATGTCGGTGATTTTGGAGGTATGCCGCGAGCGGGGGTTATTTTTCATTGACAGCAAAACGAACTCTCGGTCCGTTGTTCCCCGCTTAAGCGAGAAGATGGGGCTGCCCCGGCTGGAAAACGATATTTTTCTGGACGATGTAGGCAGCGAAGCGCATGTTACGAAACAACTGCGGCAGGTCCTGAACATCCTAAATAAAGGTAAGCGCAATAGCTGCGTAACGATCGGGCATGTAGGGGTACAGGGTAAGAAAACCGCGGCCGCCTTGAAAAAGAACATCCCAATTTTACAGGCTGAAGGTGTCCAATTCATCGGGACGAGTGAGCTGGTCTGGGAACAAATTAGTCCCAGCCTTCAGCTGGGACCGGGGTTTACATTACCGTAA
- a CDS encoding N-acetylmuramoyl-L-alanine amidase family protein: MRQMGKMIRCLLTLTLTVSIALGSGIAPAAADEGNDLRHAFPEPVILIDAGHGGIDGGTSYKQYLEKDINLEIGRRLYVVLRSHGYRAILNRTGDYALSDDNRWLPSRSRHLRDLAQRKELSEQLPASIVVSLHVNWGRNPAKRGPLVLHQNEGRSAILAASIQRSLERFYQLDVSRTPELGKPFYLLNHIDCPAVIVEMGFLSNEEDRAILTNRRGQQKIAEALYRGIAEYFTVM; the protein is encoded by the coding sequence GTGAGACAAATGGGAAAAATGATACGATGCCTGTTAACGCTAACGTTGACGGTCTCCATTGCCTTGGGAAGCGGCATCGCTCCGGCCGCGGCGGATGAAGGCAACGACCTCAGGCATGCCTTCCCCGAGCCGGTGATTCTGATCGATGCCGGCCACGGCGGAATCGACGGCGGCACGTCTTATAAACAATATCTCGAAAAGGACATCAATCTCGAAATCGGGCGTCGGCTTTACGTCGTCCTCCGAAGCCACGGCTACCGCGCGATTCTCAACCGGACTGGTGATTACGCCTTAAGCGACGACAACCGCTGGCTTCCAAGCCGCTCGCGGCACCTGCGGGATTTGGCGCAGCGCAAGGAACTTAGCGAACAGTTGCCCGCTTCGATCGTCGTCAGCCTGCATGTCAACTGGGGACGGAATCCGGCCAAACGCGGACCGCTTGTGCTCCATCAGAATGAAGGACGCAGCGCCATACTGGCCGCTTCGATTCAACGGTCGCTGGAGCGGTTTTACCAGCTGGACGTTTCCCGAACCCCGGAGCTTGGCAAGCCGTTTTATTTATTGAACCATATCGATTGTCCGGCTGTAATTGTAGAGATGGGCTTCCTCAGCAACGAGGAAGACCGCGCTATCCTCACGAACAGACGCGGTCAACAGAAGATTGCCGAAGCATTGTATCGCGGCATCGCCGAATACTTTACGGTAATGTAA
- a CDS encoding YqzE family protein produces the protein MAKGDELVKYITERVVDYVETPREIRRERSKAKEPWSRRWFGMIPSSISLWAGQLPKPKKKEAQRKEQASHSRKV, from the coding sequence ATGGCCAAAGGTGACGAATTGGTCAAATATATCACCGAACGGGTAGTAGATTACGTGGAAACCCCGCGGGAAATCCGCCGCGAGCGGTCGAAGGCGAAGGAACCGTGGAGCCGGCGCTGGTTCGGCATGATCCCGTCCTCCATCTCCCTGTGGGCCGGGCAGCTTCCCAAGCCAAAGAAGAAAGAAGCCCAGAGAAAAGAACAGGCTTCTCACTCACGGAAAGTTTGA
- a CDS encoding aminotransferase-like domain-containing protein yields the protein MNIRPKPAEPGRIRYTQVYKYILDRIHRGDWKAHDKLPSVRELAGELQLHRLTVFRAYGLLKEQGYIYVKEKSGYYVSGGRPYTDPAEPEDASNTRSNLTTGGAGGTTFNALARHGTGHLQNTLSEIHQIPAVYSFSQVLIDPNLLPNLFLSDHVKQVFDRYPKLLGTYSSVQGDEELRELLCADMQRKDKLQVSCDELLITTGGQQAIDLLAGVFLRPMDYVLVERPTYSSALDCFRQRGARLLPVEIHRDGYDLDLVEGYMKRHKPRMFYMNPTFHNPTGFIVPASQRKRLVELAERYGCLIVEDDAVHDVYFDAPPPPPLYSYDTEGWVVYLRTFSKYLAPGLRICAVAARAAVMAPLLTAKSLADNGTPLVNQKLFQHCFESERLQQHLEKLRTALQIRRDVMEQALAAGTGWQWYRPQGGLNLWVRLPEGLSSNQLLTEGVRRGLTFVPGTICDPLGEMDDRIRLSFSFKNEAQIREGVHLLVQLADELARGG from the coding sequence ATGAACATAAGGCCAAAGCCGGCAGAGCCTGGGAGGATTCGGTATACGCAAGTGTATAAGTATATCCTGGACCGGATTCATCGGGGGGATTGGAAGGCGCACGATAAGCTGCCCTCCGTGCGTGAGTTAGCGGGCGAGCTGCAGCTTCACCGGTTAACCGTCTTCCGGGCCTACGGGCTGCTGAAGGAGCAAGGATACATTTACGTCAAGGAAAAATCCGGTTATTACGTGTCCGGAGGCCGACCGTATACTGATCCCGCCGAACCCGAGGATGCGAGCAACACCCGTTCCAACCTGACCACCGGCGGAGCAGGCGGAACAACGTTTAACGCTCTAGCTCGGCACGGGACCGGTCATCTGCAGAATACCTTAAGCGAGATTCACCAGATCCCAGCGGTCTACTCTTTCTCCCAAGTACTCATCGACCCGAACCTGCTGCCGAATCTGTTCCTGTCAGACCACGTGAAGCAGGTGTTCGACCGTTATCCTAAGCTGCTGGGCACCTATTCCTCCGTCCAGGGGGACGAGGAGCTGCGGGAACTGCTCTGTGCGGATATGCAGCGAAAAGATAAGCTTCAAGTCTCCTGCGACGAGCTGCTGATCACGACCGGCGGCCAGCAAGCGATCGACCTGCTGGCTGGCGTTTTTCTTCGTCCGATGGATTATGTGTTGGTGGAACGCCCAACCTACAGCTCGGCGCTCGATTGCTTCCGTCAGCGGGGCGCGCGTCTCCTCCCTGTGGAGATTCATCGGGACGGATATGACCTCGACCTTGTTGAGGGTTATATGAAGCGCCATAAACCCCGGATGTTTTATATGAATCCTACATTTCATAATCCGACGGGATTTATCGTGCCGGCCAGCCAACGCAAGCGGCTGGTGGAGCTGGCCGAGCGCTACGGCTGCCTGATCGTCGAGGATGACGCGGTTCATGACGTTTATTTCGATGCGCCGCCTCCCCCGCCGCTCTATTCCTACGATACGGAAGGCTGGGTTGTATACCTGCGCACCTTCAGCAAATACCTGGCGCCGGGGCTGCGCATATGCGCCGTTGCCGCTCGCGCGGCGGTAATGGCCCCGCTGCTGACGGCCAAATCGCTGGCCGACAACGGCACGCCGCTGGTCAACCAGAAGCTGTTCCAGCACTGCTTCGAGTCCGAGCGGCTCCAGCAGCACCTGGAGAAGCTTCGGACGGCGCTGCAGATTCGCCGGGACGTGATGGAGCAAGCGCTTGCCGCCGGCACCGGATGGCAGTGGTACCGTCCGCAAGGCGGATTAAACTTGTGGGTCCGCCTTCCTGAAGGCTTAAGCTCCAATCAACTGCTCACCGAGGGCGTCCGCCGCGGGTTGACGTTCGTCCCCGGAACGATTTGTGATCCCTTGGGGGAAATGGATGACCGGATCCGACTCAGCTTTTCGTTTAAGAATGAGGCACAAATTCGTGAAGGCGTTCACCTGTTGGTCCAGTTAGCGGATGAGTTGGCGCGAGGGGGATGA
- a CDS encoding DMT family transporter, with protein MIVVNYLIVCLVFGTTFLAIKIGVDHAAPPFFSAGIRFFAAGAILFLWMVWRKKAEWTLLLRKEMLVTGALLTFGTFALLYWAEQYVTSGVAAVLSATGPLMILLLQMMVLRQKATGRAVLGIMIGLAGVMLLVLPNMVSVQAGPRWVIGCAAILTGEVMYSIGALYTKRVTENFAAVSPIALNAAQMIYGGLLLFLLSGFTERVTAGDLLEPTALGSLLYLTVVGSMVGHSLFYWLVAKTNPVFPSTWLYVSPLIAMTIGVLFYGETAGWFAVLGGVAIIAGTVLTNLDSLRQLLSRPARLTAQAAAEGGTGSAAGS; from the coding sequence ATGATTGTGGTCAACTATTTGATCGTATGTCTCGTATTTGGCACGACGTTTTTAGCGATAAAAATCGGGGTAGATCATGCGGCGCCTCCGTTTTTCTCCGCGGGGATCCGCTTCTTCGCGGCCGGGGCGATTCTGTTTCTGTGGATGGTTTGGAGAAAAAAAGCGGAGTGGACCCTGCTGCTGCGCAAGGAAATGCTGGTGACGGGAGCTTTGCTGACCTTCGGGACGTTTGCGTTACTTTATTGGGCGGAGCAATACGTCACGTCCGGCGTCGCTGCGGTATTATCGGCTACAGGGCCGCTGATGATCCTGCTGCTGCAGATGATGGTGCTGCGGCAAAAAGCGACGGGACGCGCCGTCCTGGGCATCATGATCGGTTTGGCCGGGGTCATGCTGCTGGTGCTGCCCAACATGGTGTCGGTACAGGCCGGACCCCGCTGGGTAATCGGTTGCGCGGCGATTTTGACCGGGGAAGTAATGTATTCGATCGGCGCTCTGTATACCAAACGAGTCACTGAGAATTTTGCAGCGGTGTCGCCGATTGCGCTGAACGCCGCACAAATGATTTACGGCGGCTTGCTGCTGTTCCTCCTGTCGGGCTTCACCGAGCGGGTGACGGCAGGGGACCTGCTAGAGCCGACTGCCTTAGGCTCGCTGTTATATTTAACCGTGGTGGGTTCGATGGTGGGGCACAGCTTGTTTTACTGGCTGGTGGCCAAGACCAACCCGGTGTTTCCGTCAACTTGGCTGTACGTATCGCCGCTGATTGCGATGACGATTGGCGTATTGTTTTACGGAGAAACGGCCGGATGGTTTGCGGTGTTGGGCGGGGTCGCGATTATCGCCGGCACGGTGTTGACCAATCTGGACAGTTTGCGCCAGCTGCTCAGCCGACCGGCACGATTGACGGCGCAGGCCGCCGCAGAGGGAGGTACGGGTTCGGCGGCGGGTTCATAG
- a CDS encoding YqhG family protein, producing the protein MSMTREQIRDFVMTYLEATECQFLEKSPHHVTVKLSPRADRDLTNRPYYWGFIDRTGAEPETMSFSFIFDPEAHQAVEKAKAAQEQADAGQQMENAQEDTLLGRYFGAVRPLPVLGPGRIQREELAFGSSRLKQIFEAARKGGRYVYLFEEPGQRQRTALLPAAYEPWLGVCFKVEFCCDMKREELHFYGVSLLSGEVDESFQSRIVGKPLVPRLPENIHIEPTRLSLDAGRLALEQRLTEQIQAYDDTWAQEARERLSDELALIDAYYKDLIKDPEPERAQGATEQYEARREEIRWQYEPRIVVSALGCGIFHLRSPR; encoded by the coding sequence ATGTCCATGACCCGAGAGCAGATTCGCGATTTTGTGATGACTTATTTGGAAGCGACGGAATGCCAGTTTCTCGAAAAATCGCCCCATCACGTCACGGTGAAGCTCTCTCCCCGCGCCGACCGCGATTTGACGAACCGCCCTTATTATTGGGGGTTCATCGATCGGACCGGGGCGGAGCCAGAAACGATGTCGTTTTCGTTTATTTTTGACCCGGAGGCGCACCAAGCGGTCGAGAAGGCGAAAGCCGCTCAGGAGCAGGCGGACGCCGGGCAGCAGATGGAAAACGCCCAGGAGGACACCTTGCTGGGACGTTATTTTGGGGCGGTCCGGCCGTTGCCGGTGCTTGGCCCCGGCCGGATTCAACGCGAGGAGCTGGCGTTTGGCAGCTCGCGGCTCAAGCAGATCTTTGAGGCGGCGCGGAAAGGCGGCCGCTATGTGTACTTGTTCGAGGAGCCGGGGCAGCGGCAGCGGACGGCCTTGCTGCCCGCCGCTTACGAGCCGTGGCTGGGCGTCTGCTTTAAGGTGGAGTTCTGCTGCGATATGAAGCGGGAGGAGCTGCATTTTTACGGCGTATCCTTACTGTCGGGCGAGGTCGATGAATCGTTTCAGTCCCGGATCGTGGGCAAGCCGCTGGTCCCCCGATTGCCGGAGAATATCCATATCGAGCCTACCCGGCTGTCCTTGGATGCCGGTCGCTTGGCACTCGAGCAGCGTCTGACCGAACAGATCCAGGCCTACGATGACACCTGGGCGCAGGAAGCCCGCGAACGGCTGAGCGATGAGCTGGCGCTGATCGACGCCTATTACAAGGATCTGATCAAGGATCCCGAACCCGAGCGGGCGCAAGGCGCAACCGAGCAATACGAAGCGAGACGGGAGGAAATCCGCTGGCAATACGAGCCGAGAATTGTCGTATCCGCCTTGGGCTGCGGCATCTTTCATCTGCGTTCGCCGAGGTGA
- a CDS encoding DEAD/DEAH box helicase yields the protein MNPHPSGLSPHPAASPDLHAPIPIDFDRSWFNELETRHQKGGPWDDWKLFNLALEAESASLVTSFEEMQCLKHLHNVTPLPHQTETARKVLFEMRGRAILADEVGLGKTIEAGLILKEYIVRGLVKKALILVPASLVLQWVRELNQKFGIPAVAQKKEHSWHNDVVVASMDTAKRDPHKNILLNNEYDLVIVDEAHKLKNKKTSNYQFMLQLRKKYCLLLTATPVQNDLGELFNLITLLKPGQLGGQSEFAANFVVDKRLPKNEEQLKDELAKVMIRNRRGDGELEFTKRIVRNIDVELSPEEKNLYNGVTSFVKDQYHANGGDLNSMLSLVTLQREVCSSRDAVFVTLVNLSKKLAPDSPIRDRIWDLVDLIRQIKANSKAEKAMELIREMNDKVIVFTEYRATQEYLLKYFRERGMTAVPYRGGMNRGKKDWMMDLFRGRAQVMIATEAGGEGINLQFCHQMINFDLPWNPMRVEQRIGRVHRLGQTNDVHIYNLSTKGTIEEHILHLLHEKINMFEMVIGHLDVILERFEKQHSLEKSLYQIILESGSDEEIASRVDSLGREFDTIKSELDAEAEERGNNGGLQQLLGG from the coding sequence ATGAATCCACATCCCTCCGGCCTTTCCCCCCACCCGGCCGCGTCGCCAGACTTGCACGCCCCGATTCCCATCGACTTCGACCGGAGCTGGTTCAACGAACTGGAGACCCGGCATCAAAAGGGCGGTCCCTGGGACGATTGGAAGCTGTTTAACCTTGCCCTTGAGGCCGAATCCGCTTCGCTTGTCACAAGCTTTGAGGAGATGCAGTGCCTAAAGCATCTGCACAACGTCACGCCGCTGCCCCATCAAACCGAAACCGCTCGCAAAGTCCTGTTCGAGATGCGCGGACGGGCTATTTTAGCCGACGAGGTGGGGCTTGGGAAGACGATCGAAGCGGGCTTAATTTTAAAGGAATATATCGTGCGCGGATTAGTGAAAAAAGCGTTGATCTTGGTGCCGGCCTCCTTGGTGCTGCAATGGGTACGGGAGCTGAACCAAAAGTTCGGCATTCCGGCCGTAGCCCAGAAGAAGGAGCATTCTTGGCACAACGACGTGGTGGTTGCATCCATGGACACGGCAAAGCGCGACCCGCATAAGAACATTTTGCTGAACAACGAATATGACCTGGTGATCGTGGACGAAGCCCATAAGCTGAAGAATAAGAAAACGTCGAATTATCAGTTCATGCTGCAGCTGCGGAAAAAATATTGCCTGCTCCTCACCGCCACCCCGGTGCAAAACGACCTCGGCGAGCTGTTTAACCTGATCACGCTGCTGAAGCCGGGTCAACTGGGCGGGCAAAGCGAGTTTGCTGCGAATTTCGTCGTCGATAAGCGGCTGCCGAAGAATGAGGAGCAGCTCAAGGATGAGCTGGCCAAGGTGATGATCCGCAACCGGCGCGGCGACGGTGAGCTGGAGTTCACCAAGCGGATCGTACGCAACATCGACGTGGAGTTATCCCCGGAGGAGAAGAACCTGTACAACGGGGTAACTTCCTTTGTCAAAGACCAATATCATGCCAACGGCGGAGACCTCAACAGCATGCTGTCCCTCGTCACCTTGCAGCGCGAGGTGTGCAGCAGCCGCGACGCCGTGTTTGTCACGCTGGTGAACTTGTCGAAGAAGCTGGCTCCGGACTCCCCGATTCGCGACCGGATTTGGGATCTCGTCGATCTGATCCGCCAGATCAAAGCCAACAGCAAAGCGGAGAAAGCGATGGAGCTGATCCGCGAAATGAACGACAAGGTGATCGTGTTTACCGAATATCGGGCGACGCAGGAGTATTTGCTGAAATATTTTCGCGAGCGCGGTATGACGGCGGTGCCGTATCGGGGCGGAATGAATCGCGGCAAGAAAGACTGGATGATGGACCTGTTCCGCGGCCGCGCCCAGGTCATGATCGCCACCGAAGCCGGCGGCGAAGGGATCAACCTGCAGTTTTGCCACCAGATGATCAACTTCGACTTGCCGTGGAACCCGATGCGCGTAGAGCAGCGGATCGGCCGCGTCCACCGCTTGGGGCAAACCAATGACGTCCATATATATAACCTGTCCACCAAGGGCACGATCGAAGAGCATATCCTTCACTTGCTGCATGAGAAGATCAATATGTTCGAAATGGTCATCGGCCATCTGGATGTGATTTTGGAACGGTTCGAGAAGCAGCATTCCCTGGAAAAAAGCCTCTACCAAATCATTCTGGAATCCGGCAGCGACGAGGAAATCGCCAGCCGTGTCGACTCGCTGGGACGCGAATTCGATACGATTAAATCCGAGCTGGATGCGGAAGCCGAAGAACGTGGGAACAACGGCGGTCTGCAGCAGCTCTTGGGAGGTTGA
- a CDS encoding 2,3-butanediol dehydrogenase, translating to MKALRWHGVKDLRLENIEEPKAEPGKAKIKVEWCGICGSDLHEYVAGPIFIPLETHPLSGDKAPIVMGHEFSGQVVEVGEGVTRVAVGDRVVVEPIYACGTCEACKQGKYNLCDKMGFFGLAGGGGGFSEYANVPEQMLHKIPDSVSFEQGALVEPSAVALHAVRSSKFKVGDKAAVFGTGPIGLLVIEALKASGASEIYAVELSEERKQKAAELGAIVIDPKEYDAVEEIHKRTQGGVDVAYEVTGVSPVLTQAILSTKIGGETMIVSIFEKEASLHPQNIVMKERTVSGIIGYRDVFPAVISLMAQGYFSADKLVTKRIKLDQAIDEGFEGLLKERNQIKILVKAE from the coding sequence GTGAAAGCTTTAAGATGGCATGGCGTCAAGGACCTAAGACTGGAGAACATCGAGGAGCCAAAAGCGGAACCGGGCAAAGCGAAAATCAAGGTGGAATGGTGCGGGATTTGCGGCAGTGATCTGCACGAATATGTAGCCGGCCCGATTTTTATCCCTCTGGAAACCCACCCGTTAAGCGGAGATAAAGCGCCGATCGTCATGGGACATGAATTTTCCGGACAAGTGGTTGAAGTTGGCGAAGGCGTCACCCGCGTGGCCGTCGGCGATCGCGTCGTGGTTGAACCGATCTATGCCTGCGGAACCTGCGAGGCTTGTAAGCAAGGGAAATACAATCTTTGCGATAAAATGGGCTTCTTCGGCCTGGCGGGCGGAGGCGGCGGATTCTCCGAATATGCCAACGTACCGGAACAAATGCTACATAAAATCCCGGATTCGGTATCCTTCGAGCAAGGCGCCCTGGTTGAGCCATCCGCTGTAGCACTTCATGCAGTCCGCTCCAGTAAATTTAAAGTGGGCGACAAAGCAGCTGTCTTTGGCACCGGACCGATCGGTCTGCTGGTGATCGAAGCACTGAAGGCTTCAGGGGCTTCGGAAATCTATGCGGTCGAGCTGTCTGAGGAACGGAAGCAGAAGGCTGCCGAGCTCGGCGCCATCGTCATCGATCCGAAAGAATACGATGCCGTCGAAGAAATTCACAAGCGCACGCAAGGCGGTGTGGACGTAGCCTATGAAGTGACAGGGGTTTCTCCCGTGCTAACCCAGGCGATCCTATCCACCAAAATCGGCGGTGAAACGATGATCGTCAGCATTTTCGAGAAGGAAGCCTCCCTCCATCCGCAAAACATCGTCATGAAGGAACGTACCGTAAGCGGCATTATCGGCTACCGCGACGTCTTCCCGGCGGTGATCAGCTTGATGGCTCAAGGCTACTTCTCGGCGGACAAGCTGGTGACGAAGCGCATTAAGCTGGATCAAGCCATCGATGAAGGCTTTGAAGGACTCCTCAAAGAGCGGAATCAAATCAAAATCTTGGTGAAAGCGGAGTAA